In the genome of Neodiprion pinetum isolate iyNeoPine1 chromosome 2, iyNeoPine1.2, whole genome shotgun sequence, one region contains:
- the LOC124211819 gene encoding ATP-binding cassette subfamily G member 4, with translation MDVLVHEASRVPNSYKEVETRPSAEHGAMDLQSNDQPPEATRIPQRQPVDIIFEDISYTVSLGFGKGVKEILHRVNGRLPAGELIAIMGPSGAGKSTLLDVLSGYRITGVEGTVFVNGRVRNMNVFHRSSAYITQDDRLQPLLTVIENIRIAANLKISTNTPIYAKEAIIEEILTKLGLYTHMHTRAGRLSGGQKKRLSIALELVNNPLVMFLDEPTTGLDSSSCTQVVKLLQLLARQGRTIVCTIHQPSASLFQLFDQVYVLARGECLYQGAASLMVPFLESVKLPCPVYHNPADYVIELACAEYGQDKIDALVWATQNGKSLQWFTNPDATLDTAALRAKHPLKNSGIYEKKSRQETSQYNQIKVLLQRGYLKTKRDTTLTHLRIAVNIFTGVMLGTLFIRAGNEGSRVLDNYNLLFAILMHHMMTTMMLTILTFPNEMNILKKEHFNRWYSLRSYYISVTLVDIPVSVFCCLLFSVIVYLMSAQPLEISRFSMFVAISLLVAFVAQSFGLMIGAVFGVVNGTFMGPTLSVPMMMFAGFGVTLRDLPAYLKWGSYISYLRYGLEGYVSAIYGLERKTLACGFDEVYCHFKYPRKFLMEIAMDGDQFWFDICALGVILLFTRLSALLLLRWKLMASR, from the exons ATGGATGTGTTAGTGCACGAGGCGTCCAGAGTGCCGAATTCGTACAAAGAAGTCGAAACAAGACCGAGTGCAGAACACGGTGCAATGGATTTACAGAGCAACGATCAACCCCCCGAAGCCACTCGGATTCCCCAAAGACAACCCGTCGACATAATATTCGAGGATATTTCTTACACCGTATCTCTCGGTTTCGGTAAAG GTGTAAAGGAAATCTTGCACAGAGTTAACGGACGGTTGCCCGCCGGAGAGTTGATCGCGATCATGGGACCATCCGGTGCGGGGAAATCGACCCTTCTCGACGTCCTTTCCGGGTATCGCATCACCGGGGTCGAAGGTACGGTTTTCGTCAACGGGCGAGTTCGCAACATGAACGTCTTTCACAG GTCGAGTGCATACATAACGCAAGACGACAGACTCCAGCCTCTCTTGACGGTTATTGAGAATATCAGGATAGCAGCGAATTTGAAGATCAGCACGAACACGCCGATATACGCGAAGGAGGCTATC ATCGAGGAAATATTGACTAAACTTGGCTTgtacacacacatgcatacgAGGGCTGGAAGACTCAGCGGTGGTCAGAAAAAGAGACTTTCCATCGCCTTGGAGTTGGTCAACAACCCTCTCGTCATGTTCCTGGATGAGCCTACGAC CGGGTTGGACAGCTCGTCTTGTACACAAGTCGTGAAGTTGCTACAGCTCTTGGCGCGACAAGGAAGAACGATAGTTTGTACCATTCATCAGCCGAGTGCTTCACTTTTTCAACTATTTGATCAG GTATATGTTCTGGCCAGAGGAGAGTGCTTGTACCAAGGTGCAGCGAGTCTGATGGTACCTTTCCTAGAAAGCGTCAAGCTACCATGCCCAGTTTATCACAACCCGGCTGATTATG TGATTGAATTGGCCTGTGCGGAATACGGCCAGGATAAGATCGACGCTTTGGTTTGGGCAACGCAGAACGGCAAGAGTCTCCAGTGGTTCACAAATCCAGATGCTACGTTAGACACAGCGGCATTACGAG CCAAACATCCACTGAAAAATTCTGGAATTTATGAGAAAAAGTCGCGACAAGAAACGTCGCaatataatcaaataaaagtCCTCCTGCAGAGAGGATACTTGAAAACTAAAAGAGACACT ACTCTGACCCACCTCCGCATAGCTGTGAACATCTTTACCGGCGTAATGCTGGGAACTCTGTTCATTCGTGCTGGCAACGAAGGTTCCAGAGTTTTGGATAACTATAATTTACTATTTGCTATTCTCATGCACCACATGATGACCACCATGATGTTGACCATTCTTACAT TTCCAAACGAGATGAACATCCTGAAGAAAGAGCACTTCAATCGATGGTACAGTTTGAGGTCTTACTACATATCTGTAACCCTGGTGGATATTCCGGTCTCCGTATTCTGCTGCCTGCTGTTCTCGGTCATTGTCTATTTGATGTCAGCACAACCTCTAGAAATAAGCAGGTTTTCAATGTTCGTAGCGATCAGTTTGCTGGTTGCGTTTGTCGCGCAGAGTTTCGGGCTCATGATCGGAGCCGTTTTTGGAGTTGTG AATGGCACCTTCATGGGCCCAACGCTCTCTGTACCGATGATGATGTTTGCCGGGTTTGGCGTCACTCTTCGCGATCTACCCGCTTACCTAAAATGGGGTAGCTACATCAGTTATCTACGATATGGACTTGAAGG atACGTCAGTGCTATCTACGGACTGGAGAGGAAAACACTGGCATGTGGCTTCGACGAGGTGTACTGTCACTTCAAATATCCGAGAAAGTTCCTAATGGAAATAGCCATGGATGGGGATCAGTTTTGGTTCGATATTTGCGCCTTGGGTGTGATTTTACTCTTTACGCGTCTTTCAGCCCTTCTTCTCCTCAGATGGAAGCTGATGGCATCTCGGTAG